In Geitlerinema sp. PCC 9228, the following proteins share a genomic window:
- a CDS encoding four helix bundle protein yields MRKAINSHRDLDIYQLAFDAAMEIFEVSKKFPVEERYGLTDQIRRSSRSVCANLVEAWRRRRYQAAFVAKLNDCETEAAETQFWLEMAVKCQYLNASQARSLYQQYERIIGGLIKMIRHPSDWLLS; encoded by the coding sequence ATTTGGATATCTATCAGTTGGCTTTTGATGCGGCGATGGAAATTTTTGAAGTTTCAAAAAAGTTTCCCGTGGAAGAGCGATATGGACTAACCGACCAAATCAGACGTTCGTCGCGGTCTGTTTGTGCGAATTTGGTGGAGGCGTGGCGACGGCGGCGGTATCAAGCGGCTTTTGTGGCTAAGCTCAATGATTGCGAAACGGAAGCTGCTGAGACGCAGTTTTGGCTGGAAATGGCGGTTAAATGTCAATACCTAAATGCTTCCCAGGCGCGATCGCTCTACCAACAATACGAACGAATAATTGGTGGTTTGATTAAAATGATTCGCCATCCTTCCGATTGGCTTCTTAGTTAG
- a CDS encoding MBOAT family O-acyltransferase yields the protein MNFSAAPILYFCFLAAVFVVYWGVAWSWWRQLVVVVVSVAFYASLDWQYLPLLLVSTVLNFTLALAIANAGEGISEEAARHRHQTWLLSLGVGLNVLLLFLYKYGTFFWESVGSAISWSFLGEEAAWLQGSLVAPLGLSFFCFEFISYLVDVYRGEAPSRNPLKFAAYKLFFPKLVAGPITRYGEMEPQLRQRGFLPRSSMVVEGLWSIATGAIKKAILADRLAIYVNLTFENLQRAGSADLWMATVAYGLQLYLDFSGYVDIARGSAMLLGITLPQNFRFPYLSSSIADFWRRWHMTLGAWLRNYLYIPLGGSRRGLLRTCVNLIVVMLLAGLWHGGVGPENDPTGFLIWGSIHGGALALHRINDAIARKVGIWQAWWQTPPGICLGWGMTQATVFFAWIFFRLPEWQQSRWVVAHLWGYGADVQFLQKVYVETLGLDRLQLVSLLGLLGIGMVVAYAIQQRLRLQLKWSIKMFLVPLFLYAVWLFSPENTLPYIYFDF from the coding sequence ATGAACTTCTCAGCAGCACCAATTCTATATTTTTGCTTTCTCGCGGCGGTTTTTGTCGTGTACTGGGGGGTTGCCTGGTCGTGGTGGCGGCAGTTGGTGGTGGTGGTGGTGAGTGTGGCTTTTTACGCTTCTTTGGATTGGCAATATTTGCCGCTGCTGTTGGTGAGTACGGTTTTGAATTTTACCTTAGCTCTAGCGATCGCGAATGCTGGGGAAGGTATCTCGGAGGAGGCTGCAAGACACCGCCACCAGACTTGGTTGTTGAGTTTGGGGGTGGGGTTGAATGTGTTGTTGCTGTTTTTGTACAAGTACGGCACGTTTTTTTGGGAATCGGTGGGGAGTGCGATAAGTTGGTCGTTTTTGGGGGAGGAGGCAGCTTGGCTACAGGGGTCGCTGGTGGCACCGTTGGGGCTGAGTTTTTTCTGTTTTGAGTTTATTTCTTATTTGGTGGATGTGTATCGCGGAGAGGCACCCAGTCGCAATCCTCTGAAGTTTGCTGCTTATAAGTTATTTTTTCCTAAGTTGGTAGCTGGACCCATTACCCGATATGGGGAGATGGAACCGCAGTTGCGCCAGCGGGGTTTTTTGCCGCGCAGTTCCATGGTGGTGGAAGGGTTGTGGTCCATTGCTACGGGGGCAATAAAAAAGGCGATTCTGGCAGACCGCTTGGCGATTTATGTCAATTTGACGTTTGAGAATTTGCAGCGGGCGGGAAGTGCGGATTTGTGGATGGCTACGGTTGCTTATGGGTTGCAGCTGTATTTGGATTTTAGCGGTTATGTGGATATTGCCCGGGGTAGTGCGATGTTGTTGGGGATTACCCTGCCGCAAAATTTCCGTTTTCCCTATTTGAGTTCCAGTATTGCAGATTTTTGGCGTCGCTGGCACATGACATTGGGGGCGTGGCTGCGCAATTATTTGTATATTCCGTTGGGGGGGTCTCGTCGGGGGTTGCTGCGTACTTGTGTTAATTTGATTGTGGTCATGCTGCTGGCGGGGTTGTGGCATGGTGGGGTTGGTCCGGAAAACGACCCTACGGGATTTTTGATTTGGGGGAGCATTCATGGTGGGGCATTGGCTCTCCATCGGATCAACGACGCGATCGCGCGTAAAGTTGGAATTTGGCAGGCTTGGTGGCAGACGCCGCCGGGGATTTGCTTGGGATGGGGGATGACCCAGGCGACGGTATTTTTTGCATGGATCTTTTTCCGCCTCCCGGAGTGGCAGCAATCTCGCTGGGTGGTGGCACATTTGTGGGGCTATGGGGCTGACGTTCAGTTTTTGCAAAAGGTATATGTGGAGACGTTGGGGCTCGATCGTTTGCAGTTGGTTTCTTTGTTAGGATTGTTGGGCATCGGGATGGTGGTGGCCTATGCTATCCAACAGAGACTTCGTTTACAGTTGAAGTGGTCTATTAAGATGTTTTTGGTGCCCTTATTTTTATATGCGGTTTGGTTGTTTTCTCCGGAGAATACGTTGCCTTATATTTATTTTGATTTCTAG
- a CDS encoding helix-turn-helix domain-containing protein — protein sequence MTSAPKSSCQPTTPPTPQLSPEEQKAIAAQVETALYNSDIFQRTTAALEKLPERKRKAIKHAIEVNCRQAIQLACQEIAQQYTLTPANQDSDTSDSDDDPDLDFVPSPYLSQRSPSAQSNVTQNQPWPKISQIADRLLGKNDPPANPPSCSNDSADNLPTTFAGRLRQIGQTLQKARKARSLSLQQLHHQTFIPIYQIQALEAGELDKLPEDIYIRGFISRISKTLGINSDSLLSYLPKSPNNGIPSWHGKVSSQEISVNSPSMYLGYAAVFGTALGSVVWLADNTQASPPTAEPDTETILSPSAKHSPSDATDEVGNNMAPPEWDLGR from the coding sequence ATGACTTCCGCACCAAAATCTTCCTGCCAACCCACAACCCCTCCAACTCCACAGCTTTCGCCGGAAGAACAAAAAGCGATCGCAGCGCAAGTGGAAACCGCGCTGTACAATAGCGACATCTTCCAGCGTACCACCGCCGCCCTGGAAAAATTGCCAGAGCGCAAACGGAAAGCCATCAAACATGCGATCGAAGTCAACTGCCGCCAAGCCATTCAGCTCGCTTGCCAGGAAATCGCCCAGCAATACACCTTAACCCCTGCCAACCAGGATAGCGACACCAGCGACAGCGACGACGACCCGGATTTGGACTTTGTACCTTCCCCCTACTTATCGCAAAGGTCTCCATCGGCTCAGTCAAACGTAACCCAGAACCAACCGTGGCCAAAAATTTCTCAAATCGCCGATCGCCTTTTGGGAAAAAACGACCCACCGGCAAACCCCCCCTCCTGCTCAAATGACAGTGCCGACAACCTTCCCACCACATTTGCAGGACGACTGCGACAAATCGGTCAAACTCTACAAAAAGCCAGAAAAGCGCGATCGCTTTCCCTCCAACAGCTCCACCACCAAACATTTATTCCCATTTATCAAATTCAAGCATTAGAAGCCGGCGAACTAGACAAGCTCCCGGAAGATATTTATATCCGTGGTTTTATTAGTCGCATTAGTAAAACTTTAGGTATAAATAGCGATTCCCTGCTCTCTTACTTGCCCAAATCTCCTAATAATGGAATTCCTTCTTGGCACGGTAAAGTTTCCTCGCAGGAAATCTCAGTAAATTCACCTTCCATGTATTTAGGATATGCTGCGGTGTTTGGCACTGCCTTAGGCAGCGTAGTCTGGCTGGCAGACAACACCCAAGCATCACCCCCCACCGCCGAACCCGACACCGAAACTATCCTATCCCCCTCTGCCAAACACAGCCCCAGCGATGCCACTGACGAGGTGGGCAATAATATGGCACCACCGGAGTGGGATTTGGGGAGATAG